A genomic window from Ascaphus truei isolate aAscTru1 chromosome 1, aAscTru1.hap1, whole genome shotgun sequence includes:
- the LOC142477723 gene encoding uncharacterized protein LOC142477723: MYDNCYERVEDPRGAENVKWRTEADGEGTRGVQPTEEQTVAELSLTSLLWSGAKAMAAPFLSCMGQRGATLEECEEIVIIGGEPREESKQMDFLGSTVNQNGGSRLLGKPHGTVTEKMAAAGLAKSWPGMARTAEPRPDGGHGAKAMAAPGWTLTNSAPVLSQPLSLWDPPLISTRGSDFQLWPVGMHPLGPGTDIQTAPLQKVVPAVEVICKQRYLVQKAAARRRRELAAGKDSSSGEEIGAKTQTAPTRTERGAALIKGHDIPLWDPPIIATPGGGFQLCQRKEEPKQGVADPATSTSQLRGTTEKERPVQEVTPVQRMACSSTVGTMVSTQPYSVPGGVLVVRVANTETVVGLCLQCGLPGGTVNTMARCPHCGTLYLWPMPTFIPIQPADPPVDVTRRSAESPGALWINRASPGDRGLEPVKSAGSLAIEAAGLNPATGAKRLSPRPATPRSGRGDYSDEDLRALAVAKTERKRQTGRTTPRGVSDRTSPADRRSDRRSPAIPGPGGDGRETPTPLRTGKPKSPISYLVTTDGEALEGPRQAQRARGGTASLPVATAEQPDVVVEEEIPHGGPTRDGDASGSGEDVTSGGDGGTQEGEAATLRRLGEGPRPLVLPRKWRDDLRTEEGETSSLDQSTDSQERVVTPWGPVPCPYTQPHALANVPTPITRSPGSPPSLELVDIPLGGEEKRTGERQLSGATEGDSRGGGELRVADTAPQPAVKAPGSSRWFNSRSTRSSGVFSFDDDREPGPNPFKETRWWAPLFEGYSAWMDRTRFLIRREDVVDFWWREGEFTPEQRDRELQERWFQLERRDIAPMGPDTLSDPVDHDEPLSWVLPGRAGNADLTRVSRAERAIIVKYKKSHGLEYPYVPEPLMDEIEDNRETWLRETIELYLANRGSDIVGKKAEERIDTLMRVWSIGRNVHKHRVTYVPERGSPRHYYVTVLDMGNREVRKPDPDHYY, from the coding sequence atgtacgacaactgttatgagagagtggaggatccgcgtggcgcggagaacgtaaaatggcggacagaggctgatggggagggcacccgtggcgtgcaacccactgaagagcagactgtcgctgaattgtctttaacgagtttgctctggagcggagcgaaggctatggctgccccgtttttatcctgtatgggacagcgaggggccacccttgaagagtgtgaagaaattgttataattgggggagaaccccgtgaggagagcaaacagatggactttttgggctcaacagtcaaccaaaatggcggttcccgcttgctagggaaaccgcatgggacagttacagaaaaaatggctgctgcaggacttgcaaaaagctggccgggaatggcgcgaacagcagagccccgccctgatggggggcatggcgcgaaagctatggctgcgccgggatggacactgactaattcagcccctgtgctgagtcaaccgttgagtttatgggaccctcccctgatttctaccagggggagtgactttcaattatggcctgtggggatgcacccactgggcccagggactgatatccagacggcgccactacaaaaagtagttccggccgtggaggtgatttgcaagcaaaggtaccttgtgcaaaaagctgctgcaaggagaaggcgggaactagccgcgggaaaggactccagctctggggaggaaattggcgcgaaaacgcagaccgcacccaccaggactgagagaggtgcggccttaattaaggggcatgatattcccctgtgggacccgcccattattgcaacccctgggggcgggttccaactctgtcagagaaaggaggagccgaagcagggagtggcggatccagcaacttccaccagtcagttgcgaggaaccacagagaaggagagacctgtacaggaagtgactcctgtacaaagaatggcctgctcctccactgtgggcactatggtctccacccagccctactcagtgcccggcggggtgctggtggtgagggtggccaatactgagacggtggtcgggctctgcctacaatgcgggctgcccggaggtactgtgaatacgatggcacgttgccctcattgcgggactttgtatttgtggcctatgcccacgttcatcccaatacagcctgctgaccccccggtggatgtgacacggcgctctgctgagtccccgggcgcgctgtggatcaaccgcgcgagtcccggagacaggggactggagccggtcaagtcggctgggtcactggccattgaggcggctggattaaaccccgcgacaggggcaaagagactttcaccccgccccgcgacccctaggtcggggcgaggggactactctgatgaggaccttcgtgcgctggcggtagcaaaaacggagcggaaaagacagacgggaagaacgacgccccgtggggtgagtgaccggacgtcccccgcagatcggcgatccgaccgacggagtcccgccatcccaggacctggcggagatgggagagagacgcctacacccctgcggacgggtaagccaaaaagccctatctcttacctggtcacaacagacggcgaagcgctggaagggccgcgccaggcccaacgcgcacgtggaggaacggcatcacttccggtggcgacggcggagcaaccggatgtcgtcgtggaagaagagatcccgcatgggggtccaacgcgagatggcgacgcttccggttccggggaggacgtcacttccggtggcgacggcggaacccaggaaggggaagcagcgacgcttcggcgattgggggaaggtccccgaccgctcgtattgcccagaaaatggagagacgatctcaggactgaggagggtgagacatcatccttggaccagtctacggacagccaggagcgggtcgtaaccccgtggggtcccgtcccatgcccctatacccaaccccatgccctagctaatgtccctacccctatcacacggtcaccgggttcaccgcccagcttggaacttgtggacatacctttggggggggaggaaaaacggactggggagaggcagctcagtggagctacggaaggtgattcacggggaggaggagaattgagggtggcggatacagcaccccaaccggcagtaaaggctccggggtcctcgaggtggttcaactcgcgatccacaaggtcgtcaggggtattttcatttgatgacgaccgggaaccagggcctaatccctttaaggagacccggtggtgggctccactatttgaggggtactccgcatggatggaccgtactcggttcctcatccggcgggaggacgtggtagatttctggtggagagagggagagtttacacccgagcagagggacagggaattacaggagaggtggttccagctggagcgtagagacatagcgcccatgggtcccgacacactgtcagatccagtagatcatgatgagcccctatcatgggtgttacctgggagggcaggtaatgctgatctgaccagggtcagtagggcggagagggctataatagtcaaatataaaaaatcccatgggttggagtatccctatgttccggagcccctgatggatgaaattgaggacaatagggaaacgtggctccgagaaactatagagctgtatttagccaatagggggagtgacattgtaggtaagaaggcggaagaaaggatagacaccctgatgcgagtgtggagcatagggagaaatgttcacaaacatagggtgacctatgtgccagagagaggatcacctaggcattattatgttacggtcctggatatgggtaaccgggaagtgaggaaacctgacccagatcactattattaa